One window of the Acinetobacter equi genome contains the following:
- the bioD gene encoding dethiobiotin synthase, whose protein sequence is MMAKVYFISGIDTGIGKTYTTGYLARQWNEQGISTITQKLVQTGNIEISEDIEIHRQIMGTDLLEVDLEKLTMPEIFSYPASPHLATEIDGREIDFSKINQATEQLKEKYQVVLLEGAGGLMVPLTRNLLTLDYIEQQKFPVILVSSGRLGSINHTLLSLEALKHRCIELYALAYNLNDESQDEIISKDTAMYLKNYLSCHFPQAQWIDIPCLSDH, encoded by the coding sequence GTGATGGCTAAAGTGTATTTTATTAGTGGGATTGATACAGGTATTGGCAAAACCTATACAACTGGCTATTTAGCAAGGCAATGGAATGAACAGGGTATTTCCACAATCACACAAAAATTAGTTCAAACTGGAAATATCGAAATATCGGAAGATATTGAAATACATCGTCAAATTATGGGTACAGATTTACTTGAAGTTGATTTAGAAAAGTTAACGATGCCTGAAATTTTTAGTTATCCTGCATCACCTCATTTAGCAACTGAAATTGATGGACGTGAAATTGATTTTTCTAAAATCAATCAAGCGACTGAACAATTAAAAGAAAAATATCAAGTTGTATTGTTGGAAGGCGCAGGCGGTTTAATGGTTCCTTTAACACGTAATTTATTAACTCTTGATTATATAGAGCAACAAAAATTTCCTGTTATTTTAGTGAGTTCAGGAAGGTTGGGAAGTATTAATCATACTTTACTTAGCTTGGAAGCTTTAAAGCATAGATGTATTGAGCTTTATGCATTGGCTTATAATTTAAATGATGAATCACAGGATGAAATCATTTCTAAAGATACCGCAATGTATTTGAAAAATTATTTGAGTTGTCATTTTCCTCAAGCACAGTGGATTGATATTCCATGTCTTTCTGATCATTAA
- the rluB gene encoding 23S rRNA pseudouridine(2605) synthase RluB, which yields MSEKLQKVLARVGLGSRRYMEEVIAAGRVSVNGQVAQVGERIEPGDELRIDGRKVQFQIEDEIRRRVLIYYKPEGEICSRNDPESRPTVFDNLPPIANDRWVMVGRLDINSTGLLLFTNDGELANRLMHPSNEIEREYAVRVMGEVTPQLKNNMLKGVVLDDGPAKFESFSEIGGDGINRWYQVVVKEGRNREVRRIFESQGLKVSRLLRTRYGTVILPRELRTGRWMELDKQDIDNLAKSVELKPRQGTGLFGMAKRRNERMQEKPMAARRGGYLRQQRRDTEGAPQFSQADENFSNRERRDDNIGNRERRDDNFGNRERRNEHTPRKPYGMNKGFKKF from the coding sequence ATGAGTGAAAAATTGCAAAAGGTGCTTGCACGCGTTGGTTTGGGTTCTCGCCGTTATATGGAAGAAGTCATTGCTGCTGGTCGTGTAAGCGTCAACGGTCAAGTAGCCCAAGTGGGTGAACGTATCGAGCCAGGTGATGAGCTTCGCATCGATGGTCGCAAAGTACAGTTCCAAATTGAAGATGAAATTCGTCGCCGTGTTTTAATTTATTACAAACCCGAAGGCGAAATCTGTTCTCGTAACGACCCTGAAAGCCGCCCAACTGTTTTTGACAACCTCCCTCCTATCGCAAATGACCGCTGGGTAATGGTAGGACGCCTAGATATTAACTCTACAGGATTATTACTTTTCACAAATGATGGTGAACTTGCTAACCGCTTAATGCATCCGTCAAATGAAATTGAACGTGAATATGCTGTACGTGTTATGGGTGAGGTTACACCTCAGCTTAAAAACAATATGCTTAAGGGTGTTGTTTTAGATGATGGTCCAGCAAAATTTGAATCTTTCTCTGAAATTGGTGGAGATGGTATTAACCGTTGGTACCAAGTCGTTGTAAAAGAAGGGCGTAATCGTGAAGTTCGTCGTATATTTGAATCTCAAGGCTTAAAAGTAAGTCGCTTACTACGTACACGCTATGGTACTGTTATTTTACCACGTGAATTACGCACAGGTCGTTGGATGGAATTAGATAAGCAAGATATTGATAATTTAGCAAAAAGTGTTGAACTTAAACCACGTCAAGGTACTGGCTTATTTGGCATGGCAAAACGTCGCAACGAACGTATGCAAGAAAAACCTATGGCAGCTCGTCGTGGTGGATACTTACGTCAACAACGTCGTGACACCGAAGGCGCTCCTCAGTTCTCTCAAGCAGATGAAAATTTCAGTAATCGTGAACGTCGTGATGACAATATAGGTAATCGCGAACGTCGTGATGATAATTTTGGTAATCGTGAGCGTCGCAATGAACATACTCCTCGCAAACCATACGGCATGAATAAAGGCTTTAAAAAGTTCTAA
- the scpB gene encoding SMC-Scp complex subunit ScpB, which produces MFEDVQTLENTQENLHEILMQIEAIIYVSDAPVSLARLKEAFKDTYSKQQLRQFVQQLSMLQHGRSIELIETAQGFRFQVRAKYRNIIAETWPERPTRLSPSLLETLSVIAYHQPVTRSDIEQIRGVTNNSQILRTLFEWNWIKESGFRELPGRPALLVTTPQFLNAFGLTSLGQLPPLQNAKEAFMTLDANAPKS; this is translated from the coding sequence ATGTTTGAAGATGTTCAAACTTTAGAAAATACTCAAGAAAATTTACATGAAATACTCATGCAAATTGAAGCGATTATCTACGTAAGTGATGCTCCTGTTTCATTAGCTCGTTTAAAAGAAGCTTTTAAAGACACATACAGCAAACAACAATTACGGCAATTTGTACAACAACTTTCCATGTTACAACATGGTCGATCAATAGAACTAATTGAAACTGCACAAGGTTTTCGGTTTCAAGTACGTGCAAAATATCGTAATATTATTGCTGAAACATGGCCTGAACGACCAACTCGTTTATCGCCATCTCTTCTTGAGACCCTATCGGTGATTGCTTACCACCAACCCGTGACGCGGTCTGATATTGAACAAATTCGTGGAGTAACAAACAATAGTCAAATACTACGTACATTGTTTGAATGGAATTGGATTAAAGAATCTGGTTTCCGTGAACTCCCAGGAAGACCTGCGTTGTTAGTTACAACGCCTCAGTTTTTGAATGCTTTTGGCCTAACTTCATTAGGTCAATTGCCTCCCCTACAGAATGCCAAGGAAGCTTTTATGACTCTCGATGCAAATGCACCAAAGTCATAA
- a CDS encoding segregation and condensation protein A has translation MNQIIHDAMDNPQTIRVLDEWQDTLPEDLYIPPAAFEILLEHFEGPLDFLIYLIQKNGFDLLQLDIAPIASQYLSYMDAMKTLNFELTADYMVMAALLADLKSRLLLPKPTSISTTEKDPKQELIDRLETYLRIKQAAERLGKMPVLERDTFTTHVSLGQIHIENTGHDVNLLRDALFCIFNRPEPITHQILQEPVLLEERIAYIESKIESGEVLKFEELLKPSQGRMGMVVTFMAVLELTRQQKIEIISTGIEAPLAIQGAKV, from the coding sequence ATGAATCAAATTATCCATGATGCAATGGACAATCCTCAAACCATTCGTGTATTGGATGAATGGCAGGATACACTCCCAGAGGATTTATACATTCCTCCCGCTGCATTTGAAATTCTCTTAGAGCATTTCGAAGGTCCACTTGACTTTTTAATTTACCTTATTCAAAAAAATGGTTTCGATTTATTGCAATTAGATATTGCTCCCATTGCATCTCAATATCTTTCATATATGGATGCTATGAAAACCTTAAATTTTGAACTTACTGCTGATTATATGGTAATGGCTGCATTATTAGCAGATTTAAAATCTCGATTATTACTTCCAAAACCTACATCAATTTCTACCACTGAAAAAGATCCAAAACAAGAACTGATAGATCGTTTAGAAACTTATTTACGCATTAAACAAGCTGCCGAGCGCTTAGGAAAAATGCCTGTGCTTGAACGTGATACATTTACAACTCATGTATCTCTTGGGCAAATTCATATTGAAAATACTGGACATGACGTTAATTTGCTACGTGATGCTTTATTCTGTATTTTTAATAGACCTGAACCAATTACACATCAAATTCTACAAGAACCTGTTCTTCTAGAAGAACGTATTGCATATATTGAAAGCAAAATTGAATCAGGCGAAGTCTTAAAATTTGAAGAACTACTCAAACCTAGCCAAGGTCGCATGGGAATGGTGGTCACCTTCATGGCTGTACTTGAACTCACTCGCCAACAAAAAATTGAAATCATTTCAACAGGTATTGAAGCACCGCTTGCAATTCAAGGAGCGAAAGTATGA
- a CDS encoding GNAT family N-acetyltransferase, with protein sequence MEKVYKKIEYNQFNQPVGSFVDERVEFSFDTKTLYGSSVTLYVLNEQEKRPALWKSKIWKTVSTEQDLSCWTYLPYLGFTSEKELVENIERNFNFQGTTHYLIEMSGDIVGWIALMNQRTDHRVVEIGNVYFSHLMKRSKAATEVIYLLLKTCFEQGFRRVEWKCDDLNVPSKKAALRFGFCFEGIFRQDRISKGRNRNTAWFSILDEEWIALKKAYEAWLSADNFDEKNAQKVRLEEFKRQYT encoded by the coding sequence ATGGAAAAAGTATATAAGAAAATTGAATATAATCAGTTTAATCAGCCAGTTGGCTCCTTTGTGGATGAACGTGTAGAGTTTAGTTTTGACACAAAAACATTATATGGAAGTTCGGTTACCTTATATGTATTGAATGAACAAGAAAAACGACCTGCATTATGGAAGTCAAAAATTTGGAAAACAGTTTCTACTGAACAAGATTTAAGCTGTTGGACGTATTTGCCTTATTTAGGTTTCACATCAGAAAAAGAATTAGTTGAAAATATAGAACGAAATTTTAATTTTCAAGGCACGACACATTATCTAATAGAGATGAGTGGAGATATTGTTGGATGGATTGCTTTGATGAATCAACGTACAGATCATCGAGTTGTAGAAATAGGAAATGTATATTTTTCCCATTTAATGAAGCGTTCTAAAGCTGCTACAGAGGTTATTTATTTGTTATTGAAAACTTGTTTTGAGCAAGGTTTTCGACGTGTGGAATGGAAATGCGATGATTTGAATGTGCCTTCAAAGAAAGCAGCTTTGCGCTTTGGGTTCTGTTTTGAGGGAATATTTCGTCAAGATCGTATAAGTAAAGGAAGAAATAGAAATACCGCTTGGTTTTCAATTTTAGATGAAGAATGGATAGCGTTGAAAAAAGCCTATGAAGCTTGGTTATCTGCTGATAATTTTGATGAAAAGAATGCACAAAAAGTACGTTTAGAAGAATTTAAACGACAGTATACTTAA
- a CDS encoding L-threonylcarbamoyladenylate synthase, whose amino-acid sequence MLHLRIHPENPQSRLISQAVERIRAGDVIVYPTDAAYAIGCQIGNKSAMERISQIRGLGPKHQYAIICADLSDIATYAKVDNAMYRLLKNNTPAVTTFILPATSEVPRRLMHPKKKTIGLRIPSNPICRMLLKELGEPLLTSTLILPNQTEPLDDPYEIELQIGNRIDVLVDGGLGTLSTTSIVDLSGNNPEIIRRGVGDVSPFE is encoded by the coding sequence ATGCTGCATTTACGAATACATCCTGAAAATCCACAATCACGTTTAATTAGTCAGGCTGTTGAACGAATTCGTGCAGGCGATGTTATCGTTTATCCAACAGATGCTGCTTACGCTATTGGTTGCCAAATTGGTAATAAAAGTGCAATGGAACGTATTTCACAAATTCGAGGTTTAGGACCAAAGCATCAATATGCAATTATCTGCGCAGATTTATCTGACATTGCAACATATGCAAAAGTAGATAATGCAATGTACCGTTTACTTAAAAACAATACTCCTGCTGTTACAACATTTATTTTACCTGCAACAAGTGAAGTTCCTCGTCGTTTAATGCATCCTAAAAAGAAAACGATCGGTTTGCGTATTCCAAGCAATCCAATCTGTAGAATGCTATTAAAAGAATTAGGGGAACCTTTATTAACAAGTACACTCATTTTACCAAATCAAACTGAACCTTTAGATGATCCATATGAAATTGAACTACAAATAGGTAATCGTATTGATGTTTTAGTTGATGGTGGATTAGGTACTCTTTCTACCACAAGTATTGTTGATTTATCAGGAAATAATCCTGAAATTATTCGTCGTGGTGTTGGTGATGTTAGTCCATTTGAATAA
- a CDS encoding elongation factor P hydroxylase, whose translation MHLLQPQTEVNISSLASTLPCSNSDSSPLEVQLSTWTNLQREPDQVDWLILHFNHWFAHLNVTLIRGEFEPEYFPAENNLPARIQFAHGFFNSALHEISHWTIAGDKRRLLPDLGYWYAPDGRTAEQQALFEQVEIKPQAIEWLFAQAFGRKFRVSLDNLTGDGGDGCTFKDNVYAQVQRYFSGEDHLPRDAQHFISCICFCTRDGKMLHSDEFNREMLG comes from the coding sequence ATGCATCTGTTGCAGCCGCAAACAGAAGTGAATATTTCATCACTTGCTAGCACACTTCCTTGTTCTAATTCTGACAGCTCACCATTAGAAGTGCAACTATCGACTTGGACAAATTTACAAAGAGAACCAGATCAAGTAGATTGGTTAATTTTACACTTTAATCATTGGTTTGCTCATTTAAATGTAACTTTAATTCGTGGGGAGTTTGAACCAGAATATTTTCCTGCTGAAAATAATCTTCCTGCACGTATTCAATTTGCACATGGTTTTTTCAATAGTGCATTACATGAAATTAGCCATTGGACGATTGCAGGCGATAAAAGACGTTTATTACCAGACTTAGGCTATTGGTATGCACCAGATGGTCGTACAGCTGAACAGCAAGCTCTATTTGAGCAAGTTGAAATCAAACCTCAGGCTATTGAATGGTTATTTGCTCAAGCATTTGGACGAAAATTTCGTGTTTCTTTAGATAATCTGACTGGTGATGGTGGTGATGGCTGTACATTTAAAGATAATGTATACGCCCAAGTACAACGATATTTTAGTGGCGAAGATCACCTTCCTCGAGATGCACAGCACTTTATTTCTTGTATTTGCTTCTGTACTAGAGATGGCAAAATGTTACATTCCGATGAATTTAATCGAGAAATGCTCGGCTAA
- a CDS encoding YceD family protein, whose translation MSANTFPAQIEPFKWAEQGFTWSGTLPLSSFPRIAREAVGSIDNQLVNIDCKLSMDAYHRVVWLDGHVETQVPMECQRCLNVVEIELVSDFHLALVDDESLIERLDEDADFIVLGESEATTKGDYDAPAMANLLALIEDEVLLLLPLSPKHESCEHKHQPVIEEIAEEKRDNPFDVLASLKGKLN comes from the coding sequence ATGTCAGCAAATACCTTTCCGGCACAGATTGAGCCGTTTAAATGGGCTGAGCAAGGCTTTACATGGTCAGGAACACTACCATTGTCAAGCTTTCCTCGTATTGCCCGTGAAGCTGTTGGGTCAATTGATAATCAATTGGTCAATATAGACTGTAAACTATCAATGGATGCATATCATCGCGTTGTTTGGTTAGATGGTCACGTTGAAACACAAGTTCCAATGGAATGTCAACGTTGTTTAAATGTTGTTGAAATTGAACTAGTTTCAGATTTTCATCTAGCTCTTGTGGATGATGAGTCACTGATAGAGCGCTTGGATGAGGATGCTGATTTCATCGTCTTAGGTGAGAGTGAAGCGACCACGAAAGGTGATTATGATGCACCTGCAATGGCCAATTTACTTGCACTAATAGAAGATGAAGTGTTACTGCTGTTGCCTTTGTCTCCTAAGCATGAGTCTTGTGAGCATAAGCATCAACCAGTCATTGAAGAGATTGCTGAAGAAAAACGGGATAATCCGTTTGATGTTTTGGCATCTTTAAAGGGTAAACTTAACTAA
- the rpmF gene encoding 50S ribosomal protein L32, with product MAVQQNRKSRSRRDMRRSHDALTENALTVDQTTGETHRRHHVSKDGIYRGRQLFAKAADAE from the coding sequence ATGGCCGTTCAGCAAAACCGTAAAAGTCGCTCTCGCCGTGACATGCGCCGTTCACATGACGCTTTAACCGAGAATGCATTAACAGTAGATCAAACTACTGGTGAAACTCACCGTCGCCACCATGTATCTAAAGATGGTATCTATCGTGGTCGTCAATTATTCGCTAAAGCAGCTGATGCTGAATAA
- the fabD gene encoding ACP S-malonyltransferase has translation MSAKQLEQATQATKTAFVFPGQGSQKAGMLAELAEHFVGIRETFTEASEAVGFDLWNIAQIGEELNQTEFTQPVLLTASIALWRVWLELGGVVPKYLAGHSLGEYSALVAAGAMSLADAVKLVNLRGKLMQTAVPQGQGAMAAILGLDDAKVVELCADVTANSDGSVDAANYNANGQVVIAGDKALVELVMTAAKENGGKAIGLPVSVPSHCALMKPAAEQFAEALEQTAIELPRIPVIQNVNAGIASDVVGLRTALTEQLYQSVQWTKTMDFLQNEGIEYIVECGPGNVLANLAKRLPKIEKALPLDSKNRLDDALNAILVAEGKIA, from the coding sequence ATGTCTGCTAAACAACTAGAGCAAGCAACTCAGGCAACAAAAACAGCTTTTGTATTCCCAGGTCAAGGCTCACAAAAAGCTGGTATGTTGGCTGAACTTGCGGAACATTTTGTTGGTATTCGTGAAACTTTTACAGAAGCTTCAGAGGCTGTAGGTTTTGATTTGTGGAATATTGCGCAAATTGGCGAAGAGCTGAATCAGACTGAATTTACTCAGCCAGTGCTATTAACTGCAAGTATCGCATTATGGCGTGTTTGGTTGGAGCTTGGTGGTGTTGTACCGAAATATTTAGCAGGACATTCTTTAGGTGAATACAGTGCCTTGGTTGCAGCTGGGGCAATGAGTTTAGCTGATGCTGTTAAGCTGGTTAATTTACGCGGTAAATTAATGCAAACTGCTGTACCTCAAGGTCAAGGCGCAATGGCAGCCATCTTAGGTCTAGATGATGCCAAAGTTGTTGAACTTTGTGCAGATGTAACTGCGAACAGTGATGGTTCTGTAGATGCTGCTAACTATAATGCCAATGGACAAGTTGTTATTGCAGGTGATAAAGCGCTTGTAGAATTGGTGATGACAGCTGCAAAAGAAAATGGTGGTAAGGCAATAGGTCTTCCTGTATCAGTACCATCTCATTGTGCATTAATGAAGCCTGCAGCAGAACAGTTTGCTGAAGCTTTGGAACAAACTGCCATTGAGCTACCACGTATTCCTGTAATACAAAATGTAAACGCTGGAATTGCGTCTGATGTGGTTGGATTACGCACGGCATTGACCGAACAGTTGTATCAATCTGTTCAGTGGACAAAAACAATGGATTTCCTTCAAAACGAAGGAATCGAATACATTGTTGAATGTGGTCCAGGCAATGTTCTTGCAAATTTAGCAAAACGTCTACCAAAAATTGAAAAAGCGTTACCACTCGATTCAAAAAATCGTTTGGATGATGCACTAAATGCCATTCTAGTGGCTGAAGGAAAGATTGCATGA
- the fabG gene encoding 3-oxoacyl-ACP reductase FabG: MTQERKVALVTGASRGIGAAIAQQLIQDGFFVVGTATSEAGAEKLSTSFAQNGVGKVLDVRDGTAIDALITDIEQNYGFVLVLVNNAGITKDNLLLRMSEDDWDDILNIHLKAVYRLSKRVLKGMTKARFGRIINISSVVAHFANPGQANYSAAKAGIEAFSRSLAKEMGSRQITVNSVAPGFIATEMTEQLSEEIRKKMSDQVALNRLGDPQDIANAVSFLASDKASYITGTVLHVNGGLYMS, from the coding sequence ATGACACAAGAACGCAAAGTTGCATTAGTAACAGGTGCGAGTAGAGGAATTGGCGCAGCCATTGCTCAACAACTCATACAAGATGGTTTTTTTGTTGTAGGGACAGCAACTTCAGAAGCAGGTGCTGAAAAACTTTCTACTTCATTTGCTCAAAATGGTGTGGGTAAAGTTTTAGATGTACGTGACGGTACTGCTATTGATGCGTTAATTACAGATATTGAACAAAACTACGGTTTTGTATTGGTATTGGTAAATAATGCCGGTATTACAAAAGATAATTTATTATTACGCATGTCTGAAGATGATTGGGACGATATTTTAAATATTCATTTAAAAGCGGTATATCGTTTATCTAAGCGTGTGTTAAAAGGTATGACGAAAGCTCGCTTTGGTCGCATCATTAATATTAGTTCAGTGGTTGCACATTTTGCCAACCCTGGACAAGCGAACTATTCTGCTGCAAAAGCAGGGATTGAGGCATTTAGCCGCAGTCTTGCAAAAGAAATGGGTAGTCGCCAGATTACGGTGAACTCTGTAGCACCTGGTTTTATTGCAACAGAAATGACGGAACAGCTTAGCGAAGAAATTCGTAAAAAAATGAGCGATCAAGTGGCATTAAATCGTTTAGGCGATCCACAAGATATTGCAAATGCTGTAAGTTTCTTAGCATCAGATAAAGCAAGTTACATTACGGGTACAGTGTTACATGTAAATGGTGGTTTATACATGAGCTAA
- the acpP gene encoding acyl carrier protein yields the protein MSDIEQRVKQAVAEQLGLKAEEIKNEASFMDDLGADSLDLVELVMSFENDFDITIPDEDSNEITTVQSAIDYVSKKLG from the coding sequence GTGAGCGATATCGAACAACGCGTTAAACAAGCGGTTGCAGAACAACTTGGTCTTAAAGCAGAAGAGATTAAAAACGAAGCATCTTTCATGGATGACTTAGGTGCAGACTCTCTTGATCTAGTAGAATTAGTAATGTCTTTCGAAAACGATTTCGACATCACTATTCCTGATGAAGATTCTAACGAAATCACAACTGTTCAATCTGCTATTGACTACGTTTCTAAGAAACTTGGTTAA
- a CDS encoding MGMT family protein, translating to MVVFLCYWLLNGDFIVNTSYQSAMYIDFFQVIALIPCGKVATYGQIAKMAGWPKHARHVGFALKNLDGQSNLPWYRVINSQGKIRLMKENEQGENIQIIKLQEEGIVVLNGKINLKQYLWDVNK from the coding sequence ATGGTGGTTTTTTTATGCTATTGGCTTCTAAATGGAGATTTTATAGTGAACACTTCATATCAATCTGCAATGTATATCGATTTTTTTCAAGTGATTGCACTTATACCCTGTGGAAAAGTAGCGACTTATGGACAGATTGCAAAAATGGCTGGTTGGCCAAAACATGCAAGACATGTGGGCTTTGCATTAAAAAATCTAGATGGGCAATCCAATTTGCCTTGGTATAGAGTCATTAACTCTCAAGGAAAAATTCGCTTAATGAAAGAAAATGAACAAGGAGAAAATATTCAAATAATAAAATTACAAGAAGAAGGTATTGTTGTTTTGAATGGAAAAATAAATTTGAAACAATATTTGTGGGATGTAAATAAATGA
- a CDS encoding universal stress protein: MSFQNILVPIDGSETSYAAVQKAADFAKTCGSKITVVQVLTLDPYIAAEYITASQTNELIERAKGYIQKSLEDAKAKFAENGIEIETRLLEGQLVHREISQAAEDIKADLIIMGSHGRTGLKKLLLGSVAQSVLTEGTTPVLIVRKN, translated from the coding sequence ATGTCATTTCAAAATATTCTAGTGCCTATTGATGGCTCAGAAACTTCATATGCTGCGGTACAAAAAGCAGCAGATTTTGCAAAAACATGTGGAAGTAAAATTACTGTTGTTCAAGTACTTACATTAGATCCTTATATTGCTGCAGAATATATTACTGCTTCTCAAACAAATGAATTAATTGAACGTGCTAAAGGCTATATTCAAAAATCACTCGAAGATGCCAAAGCTAAATTTGCTGAAAATGGCATTGAAATTGAAACGCGTCTGTTAGAAGGTCAATTGGTACATAGAGAAATTTCACAAGCTGCTGAAGACATTAAAGCCGACCTTATTATTATGGGTTCTCATGGTCGTACAGGGCTCAAAAAACTTCTTTTAGGCAGTGTTGCTCAAAGCGTATTAACTGAAGGCACAACACCTGTTCTTATTGTTCGTAAAAATTAA
- a CDS encoding MBL fold metallo-hydrolase, which produces MKNLKPLFLALSLSTMTITTAQATNYQSIQPQQKQVAGYYHYQMDGVQITALLDGTNFISPSLFKNLSNEEIQNILKKYYADQAKGIQTSVNAFLVKNSNTLTLVDSGTADCFGAHLGSVSTNLKAAGYQPEQVDTILLTHLHPDHSCGVSKNGVANFPNATIYVAEDEANYWLNPKSLKSIPKEKQSGYLATTDKIKTALAPYQAKQQFKTFKLGDQINGFEVISTAGHTPGHFSYKLKTPQKDVIFIGDIVHSHTIQFDRPETAIEYDIDPEQAVQTRLKQFADYAQNGQTIAAPHLPFPGIGHIYSQDGKSYQWMPIHFTD; this is translated from the coding sequence ATGAAAAACCTAAAACCCCTCTTCCTTGCGCTTAGCCTTAGCACTATGACCATAACTACGGCTCAAGCAACTAACTACCAAAGTATCCAACCACAACAAAAACAAGTCGCTGGTTACTATCATTATCAAATGGATGGTGTACAAATTACTGCTTTACTTGATGGTACAAATTTTATTTCTCCATCACTATTTAAAAATTTATCAAATGAAGAAATTCAAAACATCTTAAAAAAATATTATGCAGATCAAGCTAAAGGCATTCAAACTTCTGTAAATGCATTCTTAGTGAAGAATAGCAATACGCTAACATTAGTCGACAGCGGTACAGCCGACTGTTTTGGTGCTCATTTAGGCTCTGTAAGTACGAACTTAAAAGCAGCAGGTTATCAACCTGAACAAGTAGATACCATTTTACTTACCCACTTACACCCCGACCATTCATGTGGTGTCAGTAAAAATGGCGTAGCCAACTTTCCAAACGCTACAATTTACGTTGCTGAAGATGAAGCCAACTATTGGTTAAACCCCAAATCGCTTAAATCTATTCCAAAAGAAAAACAATCTGGTTATTTAGCAACTACCGATAAAATTAAAACTGCACTTGCGCCTTATCAAGCAAAACAGCAATTTAAAACATTTAAATTAGGTGATCAAATCAACGGCTTTGAAGTAATCAGTACCGCTGGTCATACACCTGGACACTTTAGCTACAAGCTTAAAACACCTCAAAAAGATGTTATTTTTATTGGTGATATTGTTCACTCTCATACTATTCAATTTGATCGCCCTGAAACGGCAATTGAATATGATATTGATCCTGAACAAGCGGTACAAACACGCCTAAAACAATTTGCAGATTATGCTCAAAATGGACAAACCATTGCTGCGCCACATTTACCTTTTCCTGGTATAGGTCACATTTATTCACAAGATGGTAAAAGCTATCAGTGGATGCCAATTCATTTCACTGATTAA